One genomic segment of Dysosmobacter sp. Marseille-Q4140 includes these proteins:
- a CDS encoding MATE family efflux transporter: MAHQSGLRNMTAGGVAGHIFAFALPLLAGSFLQQLYNMVDSWVVGQYVGDSALAAVGVGFSVIFMFTSLFMGLSGGGTVVIAQFYGAGKLDRVRDAVDTIYTAFVWAAVPVTALALLAVEPILWLLRVDQSAYHDAWVYLMVVCAGLIGTIGYNLNAGILGGLGNSRSTLLFLATAAVLNIILDLTLVLWAGLGVLGVALGTIISQAFSWLFGLFYINRRYPQIAIHPFSRRFDRQLFRQIMGIGLPAGIQMSLVAVGSMVIMSKVNSYGEAYTAGYNVGYKVDQMAFLPVQSLSNALTAFVGQNMGARREGRARKGVRVGVVSAVAWSVIMAAVLIPLGPALIGFFSETGAVIQAGTAYLRGIMPFYVLFAVFFTLNNAMRGAGESVFPMVNTVLSLILLRVPSVYLMANRFGPEFMYYGFGVGWAAGFAATVIYYLSGRWKRRGSLADRDAPPTGDPL; encoded by the coding sequence ATGGCGCATCAGTCCGGCCTGCGGAACATGACCGCCGGCGGCGTGGCCGGCCATATCTTTGCCTTTGCCCTGCCCCTTCTGGCGGGGAGCTTCCTCCAGCAGCTGTACAACATGGTGGACAGCTGGGTGGTGGGCCAGTACGTGGGGGACTCGGCCCTGGCCGCCGTGGGCGTGGGGTTCTCGGTGATCTTCATGTTCACGTCGCTTTTTATGGGACTTTCGGGCGGCGGCACCGTGGTCATTGCCCAGTTCTACGGCGCCGGGAAGCTGGACCGGGTCCGGGACGCGGTGGACACCATCTACACCGCCTTCGTCTGGGCTGCCGTGCCGGTGACGGCGCTGGCCCTGCTGGCGGTGGAGCCCATTTTGTGGCTGCTGCGGGTGGACCAGAGCGCTTACCACGACGCCTGGGTGTATCTCATGGTGGTCTGCGCCGGGCTCATCGGCACCATCGGCTACAACCTCAACGCCGGCATCCTGGGCGGCCTTGGCAACAGCCGCTCCACACTGCTGTTTCTGGCCACCGCCGCCGTGCTGAACATTATCCTGGACCTGACGCTGGTGCTGTGGGCGGGGCTGGGGGTCCTGGGCGTGGCGCTGGGCACCATCATCTCCCAGGCCTTCTCCTGGCTCTTCGGCCTCTTTTACATCAACCGCCGCTATCCCCAGATCGCCATTCACCCCTTCTCCCGCCGGTTCGACCGGCAGCTGTTCCGCCAGATCATGGGCATCGGCCTGCCGGCGGGCATCCAGATGTCGCTGGTGGCGGTGGGGTCCATGGTCATCATGAGCAAGGTCAACTCCTACGGCGAGGCCTACACCGCCGGGTACAACGTGGGCTACAAGGTGGACCAGATGGCTTTTCTGCCGGTCCAGAGCCTGTCCAACGCCCTGACCGCCTTCGTGGGCCAGAACATGGGCGCCCGGCGGGAGGGCCGGGCCCGGAAGGGCGTCCGGGTGGGCGTCGTGTCGGCGGTGGCGTGGTCCGTGATCATGGCGGCGGTGCTGATCCCCCTGGGCCCCGCCCTGATCGGCTTTTTCTCGGAGACCGGCGCCGTGATCCAGGCCGGAACGGCGTACCTGCGAGGCATCATGCCCTTCTACGTGCTCTTCGCCGTGTTCTTCACCCTCAACAACGCCATGCGGGGCGCGGGAGAGAGCGTATTTCCCATGGTGAACACGGTGCTGTCCCTGATCTTGCTGCGGGTGCCCTCCGTGTATCTCATGGCCAACCGCTTCGGACCGGAATTCATGTACTACGGCTTCGGCGTGGGCTGGGCCGCGGGCTTCGCCGCCACGGTGATCTACTACCTCTCCGGCCGGTGGAAGCGCCGGGGCTCCCTGGCGGACCGGGACGCGCCGCCCACGGGGGACCCATTGTAA